Genomic window (Bacteroidales bacterium):
AAACGAAATGATATTTTGACTATACAAAGGCTTGCCACTAACACTAAAAATTTCAATATTTTCGATATTTTTATGTTTAAGGGAAAGATTTGTAAAGTTAAACGAATTCGAAGAGTAGAATATTACAACTCCACATCAATATGCAGCTTGCCCCCCAAACCGGTCTCAATAATTTTCCTCAGTGTAGATATGCGTATATCGCTTGAAGCCCTTTCTATTTTTGATATGTAAGATCTTTTCACATTGAGCTTTTTGGCCAGTTGCTCCTGGGTTAAGTGAGCTTTCTTACGGGAATCCTTAACCAACTCAGCAATCATATAAGCTTCAGCTTTCTGCTCAAAATCTTTTCGATTTTCTGTTCCCTTTTTTCCATATTTTTGATCAAAAAGTTCATTAATTGTTTTAGGATTTTTTCTCTCCATAATATTCTCTCCTTAATGTTTTTGCCCGCTCAATTTCTTTGCGGGGAATTTTCTGTGATTTTTTTTGAAAACCGTGTAGTAGAATAACCAATTTATTTTCCTCAAAAAAAGAAAATATCCTGTAAATATTATTTCCTGATTCTATTCTAATCTCATATATCCCCTCTTCAATGTTTAAAGAACTTGATAGGGATTCTTTCCATTGACATTACAATCTGTAGAACATAGTCTACTTTTTCTTTCTCTCTTTTTCAAAGAATTGTAAAAATTCCAGAAGTAATCCTTATAAGTTTCAAGTATTCTTATCATGATACTACAAATGTAACTAATTAGTTTCTTTTATTATTATTATTATTTCTGATTTTTATCCCTGAACTGAGCCACAGCATTTTGTTTCATTTTATGGTCGATGGGTAGTTTGTAGCGATTGATCTAATTTTCAGGTGAATTCCTCAAGCTTGCTTTTCCCTGATCATTGAAAAAAATCCATCAAATCATAATCATTTTT
Coding sequences:
- a CDS encoding helix-turn-helix transcriptional regulator, giving the protein MERKNPKTINELFDQKYGKKGTENRKDFEQKAEAYMIAELVKDSRKKAHLTQEQLAKKLNVKRSYISKIERASSDIRISTLRKIIETGLGGKLHIDVEL
- a CDS encoding type II toxin-antitoxin system RelE/ParE family toxin, producing the protein MEEGIYEIRIESGNNIYRIFSFFEENKLVILLHGFQKKSQKIPRKEIERAKTLRREYYGEKKS